GGACCACAGTGGGGCGATGATGGCGCCGAGGATGACGGACGTCCTCACGGCCTCGGTGAGCTCCGAGCCGGCAGAGGTGTACAGCTGATGGCCCATCGCGACGAGGCAGGCGAGGATGATGGCGGCGAGGTCCAGCCCCACCATGATGCGCGAGAGGTGCGCCCGACGATTGCGCCGCGGCCACTCCTTCGACGCTTGGTAGGCCTCGAAGGAAGCCCAGGCGGTTGTCGTTTCATCGCCGGGTGTCCCGGGGTGGGTCCCGGCGGCGGCGTCCGGCACGGCCTTCAGCTGCCCGCCGGGGCGGATGGTCGAGTAGTCCGAGGGATCCGAGGAGCGGACCTTGATGGCGTGACTCATGATTCGTCCTCCTTCACTGTTGCCACGCACCGATGCCCGGGCACGTGACACCCGAGCCAGCTCTAAGCGTTTTCTCAGCTTTGAGAATAAAACGCTCCGTTACTCAGAAAATGCTAACGTTGCCCGCCACGACAAGGCCAGAATATCGCCCAAACTTGAGCCTTTAGTATTACGAAATCTATTCGCAAGCTCGCACGCTTTCCCCCCGGTAGATCCCGCTTTTTCATAGCGTCGAGCAGCACGGACAGCTGGCAATGCCGCCTAAAAGACCCATCCCGTCTCGCCCCGCCGGGCCGGCCATACTTTCCTGAGAGTTTGCTAAGCGTTCAGATCAGACGTCTACCCCGCGCAGGACAAAACCCCCGGCATCCGCGTGAGAGCGGACGCCGGGGGCGTCGAATGCCGGACAGGGATTTACATGCCCATGCCAGCCATATCCTCCGGGGACGGGCCGGAGCCAGCCGGCTGCGGCTTGTCCGCCACGACGGCCTCAGTGGTGAGGAACAGCGCGGCGATGGAGGCGGCGTTCTGCAGGGCGGAACGGGTGACCTTGGCCGGGTCGTTAATGCCCGCCTTCATCATGTCGACGTACTCACCGGTCGCGGCGTTGAGGCCCTCGCCGGTGGGCAGGTGCGCAACCTTGTCGGCCACCACACCCGGCTCCAGGCCGGCGTTGAAGGCGATCTGCTTCAGCGGCGCGGACAGGGAGTCACGAACGATCTTCACGCCGGTGGCCTCGTCGCCCTCAAGCTCCAGGGAGTCGAGGACGCTGGCGGCCTGCAGCAGGGCCACGCCACCGCCGGCGACGATGCCCTCTTCCACGGCAGCCTTGGCGTTACGCACGGCGTCCTCGATGCGCAGCTTGCGCTCCTTGAGCTCCACCTCGGTGGCGGCACCGACCTTGATGACGGCCACGCCGCCGGCGAGCTTCGCGAGGCGCTCCTGCAGCTTCTCGCGGTCATACTCAGAGTCGGAGTTCTCGATCTCAGCGCGGATCTGCTTGACGCGGCCCTCGATCTGCTCCGGGGAGCCGGCGCCCTGAACGATGGTGGTCTCGTCCTTGGTGACGACCACCTTGCGGGCGGTGCCCAGCAGGTCGACGGTAGCGGTTTCGAGGGAGAGACCAACCTCTTCGGAAATGACCTGGCCACCGGTGAGGATGGCCATGTCCTGCAGCTGCGCCTTGCGGCGGTCGCCGAAGCCCGGGGCCTTGACGGCGACGGACTTGAAGGTGCCGCGGATCTTGTTCACG
Above is a genomic segment from Corynebacterium uterequi containing:
- the groL gene encoding chaperonin GroEL (60 kDa chaperone family; promotes refolding of misfolded polypeptides especially under stressful conditions; forms two stacked rings of heptamers to form a barrel-shaped 14mer; ends can be capped by GroES; misfolded proteins enter the barrel where they are refolded when GroES binds), which encodes MSKIIAFDEEARRGLERGLNTLADAVKVTLGPKGRNVVLEKSWGAPTITNDGVTIAKEIELEDPYEKIGAELVKEVAKKTDDVAGDGTTTATVLAQALVSEGLRNVAAGSNPMGIKRGIEAAVAKVNDEILATAKEVETEEEIAQTAGISAADPEIGKQIARAMYAVGNGAVNKDSVITVEESNTFGVDLEVTEGMRFDKGYISGYFATDMERQEAVLEDPYILLVSAKISNIKDLLPLLEQVMQSGKPLLIIAEDVEGEALSTLVVNKIRGTFKSVAVKAPGFGDRRKAQLQDMAILTGGQVISEEVGLSLETATVDLLGTARKVVVTKDETTIVQGAGSPEQIEGRVKQIRAEIENSDSEYDREKLQERLAKLAGGVAVIKVGAATEVELKERKLRIEDAVRNAKAAVEEGIVAGGGVALLQAASVLDSLELEGDEATGVKIVRDSLSAPLKQIAFNAGLEPGVVADKVAHLPTGEGLNAATGEYVDMMKAGINDPAKVTRSALQNAASIAALFLTTEAVVADKPQPAGSGPSPEDMAGMGM